The Trichoderma atroviride chromosome 5, complete sequence genome contains a region encoding:
- a CDS encoding uncharacterized protein (SMCOG1055:pyruvate oxidase/decarboxylase~antiSMASH:Cluster_5.9): protein MAPVKLAHYLFTRLRQLGVESIHGVPGDFNLTMLDHVEPAGLNWVGNANELNAAYAADGYSRIKGLGAIVTTFGVGELSAINAIAGAYAEFAPVVHIVGIPARQIQEERIRVHHTLNDGEFKRFSQMHAHVTIAQARLWDPLTSAEQVDNILVQCLLHCRPVYLELPVDMVDAFVSGERLQTPILIPEPLPTHNLDDVVLKIISKIEAAKQPIVYMDGESRPLRIIEEVQQFVSMTKWPTIASPFGKGLLDETEPNFLGVYQGKFGAKVVHDFVTETDLALCFGPHYSGTNTYMWNSIPQSKETIEFTTSGVKIGPEFYRDVSPKLVLSRLLEELNMSKITAYSSMPDLPRYQLLAPSSIPADDIIKQDKVWKVLGNLIQPGDIVMGETGTPGFGVREMPMQKHCRVFSHVTWLSIGYMLPAAQGAALAQKELIAASKWHNNNTAKTILFIGDGSFQMTAQEMSTMIKHNLDVVIVLINNDGYSIERFIHGRKQGYNDVARWRYLEAPSFFGAPKDTYTASAQTWSELNTILEKYKTENTKGLSMFEVIMEREDAPTGQLQKVLEMQIERELKN from the coding sequence ATGGCTCCTGTAAAGCTTGCACACTACCTCTTCACTCGGTTACGCCAACTCGGCGTCGAGTCTATCCATGGCGTTCCCGGAGATTTCAACCTGACGATGCTGGACCATGTGGAGCCCGCAGGCCTCAACTGGGTTGGCAATGCCAACGAGCTCAATGCTGCATATGCTGCCGATGGATATTCTAGGATAAAGGGACTTGGAGCCATTGTGACAACCTTTGGCGTTGGAGAGCTATCAGCGATTAACGCCATCGCAGGCGCCTATGCTGAATTTGCACCCGTTGTACATATCGTGGGGATTCCGGCCCGACAGATCCAGGAGGAACGAATCAGGGTGCATCACACGTTGAACGATGGCGAGTTCAAGCGATTTTCACAAATGCATGCACACGTCACCATCGCACAGGCTCGACTTTGGGATCCCTTGACCAGCGCCGAGCAAGTTGACAACATCTTGGTTCAGTGTCTCCTACACTGTAGACCGGTGTACCTGGAGCTCCCTGTCGATATGGTAGACGCTTTTGTTTCTGGAGAGAGACTGCAAACGCCAATTCTAATCCCGGAGCCGCTACCTACTCACAACTTGGACGACGTCGTGCTCAAGATTATCAGCAAAATCGAAGCCGCTAAGCAGCCCATCGTTTATATGGATGGTGAGAGCAGGCCTCTTCGCATTATAGAAGAGGTGCAGCAGTTCGTGTCAATGACGAAGTGGCCGACTATAGCGTCCCCATTTGGCAAAGGATTGCTGGACGAAACAGAACCCAACTTCCTTGGTGTCTACCAAGGAAAGTTTGGAGCCAAAGTTGTGCACGATTTCGTGACAGAGACCGACCTGGCACTCTGCTTCGGCCCTCACTACAGTGGCACCAATACTTACATGTGGAACAGTATTCCGCAGAGCAAAGAGACTATTGAATTCACCACTTCAGGAGTCAAGATAGGCCCGGAATTTTACCGAGACGTATCTCCTAAGCTGGTCCTTTCTCGTCTCCTCGAAGAGCTTAATATGTCAAAGATCACAGCATATAGCTCAATGCCTGATCTACCCAGATACCAACTTCTTGCACCATCATCAATTCCAGCGGACGATATTATCAAGCAAGATAAAGTATGGAAAGTCTTGGGAAACCTCATTCAGCCGGGCGATATTGTCATGGGTGAAACAGGCACACCTGGTTTCGGCGTTCGCGAGATGCCAATGCAAAAGCACTGTCGTGTATTCAGTCATGTCACTTGGTTATCTATCGGTTATATGCTCCCGGCCGCCCAGGGTGCTGCCCTTGCCCAAAAGGAGCTCATTGCTGCTTCGAAATGGCATAACAATAACACAGCCAAGACCATTCTATTTATTGGCGATGGCAGCTTCCAAATGACGGCTCAGGAGATGTCAACTATGATTAAACACAATCTTGACGTAGTCATTGTGCTGATCAACAACGATGGATACTCTATTGAGAGATTCATTCACGGCAGAAAGCAAGGGTATAATGACGTCGCAAGGTGGCGCTACCTTGAAGCTCCAAGCTTTTTTGGTGCACCTAAAGACACATATACTGCTTCTGCCCAAACATGGTCTGAGCTGAATACGATCCTTGAGAAATACAAGACCGAAAATACCAAGGGATTGTCTATGTTTGAGGTGATTATGGAAAGAGAGGATGCCCCTACCGGACAACTGCAGAAAGTGCTAGAAATGCAGATTGAACGGGAGCTGAAGAATTGA
- a CDS encoding Type I Iterative PKS (EggNog:ENOG41~antiSMASH:Cluster_5.9~SMCOG1021:malonyl CoA-acyl carrier protein transacylase) produces MEHLTISKSGNEADSFRVFVFGDQSSFSLSNLQLLLLKKNNPYLTLFTDRVNVALRQEIAQLTIAERQWFPAFSSIKNLVARGLKKDKNAALDSTLTTIYQICAFINYFGDCDEIYPSNLNNYVSGLCIGTLAAAAVGSSKSLGELVQAGVDAVRVSLKIGLLAARTAALFGHHRSNGPSSWSYVVAESQYPLALAEKAIAAYKDSSMIPPLSSPYVSAKGQNSWTVSGPPETVQKFLESSQFLETPKSTPISVHAPYHAPHIFSAVDVEQILQDVGSVSDLSSKIPFISSSSSCSTLENSCFRDLLHHAIESILVLPLDLRDAAANVQKTLKRASSTGQYILCPVATNVCPSFKASFSPESSKQVVIVDKIMESIAADPASKSSSAVKPSDAKIAIIGMSGRFPEAADVEEFWNLLYQGLDVHRRVPEDRYNAEKYYDPTGKKKNTSKILHGCWINEPGLFDAKFFNISPKEAEQSDPGQRMALTTAYEALEMAGIVADRTPSTQRDRVGVFYGMTSDDYREVSCGQNVDTYFIPGGNRAFTPGKVNYFFKYCGPSVSVDTACSSSLAAIHLACNAIWRNECDTAVAGGTNVMSNPDSFVGLDRGHFLAREGNCKTFDDAADGYCRADAVGTIVLKRLDDAIADHDPILGVILGAHTNHSAESVSITRPHCGAQEEIFSKLLTETGVPPNQVSYIEMHGTGTQAGDATEMASVLSCFAPSYTRLPHESLHLGSTKANVGHSESASGVTALIKVLLMMEKNLIPPHCGIKGKINHKFPTDLEQRNVHIAMSATRWDRKREFNNIRRAFVNNFSAAGGNTALIMEDYPELTMNSSQPDPRTAHVVTVSAKSIPSLRGNLEKLRNFVQQQTGADDFLRKLSYTTTARRMHHPFRVAIPAANCEQLLSALNDMAKRDTHRRSEETPVAFAFSGQGAQYSAMGQHLLQYATFRKEIESYDILAQRHGFPSIMPLVDGSGTIEDLEPLVVQLGTTCIQMALASFWIALGMKPAYVVGHSLGHYAALKVAGVLTASDTIYLVGMRARLLQEKCTIGSHEMLAVRSSVEEIRKYLDASIHDVACINGPQDTVVSGCVADIENLSQKLTANNIKATRVNVPFAFHSAQVDPILDQLESIASNVTFHSPSIPVGCPLLGTTFQVGETPSLKAKHIRDHCREAVNFHGVLQAAKDDGLISAKTAWIELGPHSVCSTLLKANLGQDITAVPSLLRNKDGWQVLASSLETLYCKGISINWDAYHEDFEACKEVLRLPAYSWENKKYWIDYVYDWLLTRGDPPPQLVAPAPAPAPVSTFSTASVHRIVDEIISKEKLNLTAECEFTSEKLHEVVFGHVVNGNRVCTSSLYSDFGLTLGTYILQKYRPDLEGYSVDIQDMTIHKPLVHKDGPAMLLRINIEHDITNSRAAKMSIYSIDAKGKKTVDHAQCRLHFERPKIWQENWDSTQYYVERSIEWLKQKADQGHYSRLSSGVIYKLFSSLVDYSNAYKGIQEAIINAEDYEATGLVQFQVDEGSFQCNPMWIDSCGQLAGFLMNGHAKTPKDQVFINHGWKSFRAVRKFCKDKTYRTYVRMRPMEGTIYGGDVYIFDDEGVVAVCGDIKFQGISRKVLNSAMPPPKSTNEAQPQPRPRPTAAKEIPAKSTTTVSLTQLSCHTEVEPLKLDAALKSASAASAARNPMHPIIAILSDEVGIPSASVQDDFVFADNGVDSLLSLKIAGRLREELGLELESSVFETCATVADLVAHLGYSTFSSDQSTEQLSETEGFSSSSEPFTTLTSSATTPLRESVSSSLCKDVCAILAEEIGVSTSEIMNDVNLGELGMDSLMSLTVLGRLREELEIELDDDFFVSYPDYSSFKHMFQSATPQKSEPDMSEELHKYRASSILLQGNPKTALYTLFLLPDGSGAAVSYGPIDAVGKDVCVYGLNCPWLKTAEKLVHFGLKGLATLYAEEIKRRMPQGPYNLGGWSAGGICAYEAAIQMTRQGETVDRLIFLDSPNPIGLEKLPARLFDFINGLGLFGDGKAPDWLLAHFLAFIDALDEWKPVPWDEALNNKAPAPRSFILWAEDGVCKGTDERPEYRDDDPREMRWLLENRTNFGGNNWDVLLGEKNLSIERIKDANHFTMLHKGKNTQRVAAFIKSAFA; encoded by the exons ATGGAGCACTTGACCATTAGCAAGTCCGGCAACGAGGCTGACTCCTTTCGAGTCTTTGTTTTTGGGGATCAAAGTAGCTTCAGCCTATCGAATTTGCAGCTACTTCTTCTAAAGAAGAATAACCCTTACTTGACGCTGTTCACTGATCGAGTGAATGTCGCTCTGAGGCAGGAGATAGCTCAGCTTACAATCGCCGAGCGCCAATGGTTTCCTGCTTTCTCCAGTATAAAGAATCTTGTTGCCCgagggctgaagaaggacaagaatgCAGCGCTGGACAGTACCTTGACGACAATATACCAGATTTGCGCCTTTATCAA CTACTTCGGAGACTGCGATGAGATATACCCATCTAACCTAAACAACTACGTCTCGGGATTATGTATTGGAACATTGGCTGCAGCCGCAGTCGGCTCTTCAAAGTCCCTGGGTGAGCTGGTGCAAGCTGGTGTGGATGCTGTCCGTGTGTCATTAAAGATAGGCCTCCTGGCTGCTCGGACGGCCGCTTTGTTCGGCCACCACAGATCCAACGGTCCCTCTTCCTGGTCATATGTGGTTGCCGAATCACAATATCCGCTGGCACTTGCTGAAAAGGCCATCGCAGCCTATAAGGATAGCAGC ATGATTCCGCCCCTGTCGTCGCCGTACGTCAGCGCCAAAGGCCAAAACTCTTGGACAGTCAGTGGTCCGCCGGAAACTGTACAGAAGTTTTTGGAGTCTTCACAATTTTTAGAAACGCCAAAATCCACGCCCATCTCTGTGCATGCGCCATACCACGCACCGCACATTTTCTCTGCTGTAGATGTTGAGCAAATTCTTCAAGACGTTGGATCGGTCAGCGACCTGTCAAGCAAAATTCCCTTCATTTCTAGCTCATCGAGTTGCAGCACGCTGGAAAACAGTTGCTTCCGAGACTTGCTGCACCATGCCATTGAAAGCATTCTCGTTCTACCGCTGGATCTacgcgatgctgctgcgaaCGTACAGAAGACACTGAAAAGAGCAAGCTCTACGGGCCAATACATTCTATGCCCAGTCGCGACCAATGTCTGTCCGAGTTTCAAGGCCTCGTTTTCGCCAGAATCATCTAAGCAAGTCGTGATTGTGGATAAGATCATGGAGAGTATAGCTGCTGATCCTGCTTCAAAATCTTCCAGTGCAGTCAAACCAAGCGATGCTAAGATAGCAATCATTGGAATGTCTGGCAGAtttccagaagcagcagacgTGGAAGAATTCTGGAACCTGCTTTACCAAGGGCTTGACGTCCATCGACGTGTTCCAGAAGACAGATACAATGCAGAAAAGTACTATGATCCAAccggcaaaaaaaagaatacgAGCAAGATTTTGCACGGATGTTGGATTAATGAGCCGGGGCTATTTGATGCAAAGTTCTTCAACATCTCTCCGAAAGAGGCTGAACAATCTGACCCTGGCCAACGTATGGCCTTGACGACAGCCTATGAGGCTCTTGAAATGGCAGGTATCGTTGCTGATAGGACGCCATCGACTCAGCGAGACCGTGTTGGAGTATTCTACGGCATGACTAGCGACGACTACAGAGAGGTTAGCTGCGGCCAAAACGTCGACACTTACTTTATTCCAG GTGGAAACCGAGCCTTTACTCCAGGCAAGGTGAACTATTTCTTCAAATATTGCGGCCCATCAGTAAGCGTCGACACCGCTTG CTCGTCCAGTCTTGCAGCCATCCACCTTGCCTGTAACGCGATCTGGCGCAATGAATGTGACACAGCGGTCGCTGGCGGAACGAATGTCATGTCAAACCCTGACAGTTTTGTGGGATTGGACCGTGGGCATTTCCTTGCCAGGGAGG GCAACTGCAAAACTTTCGATGATGCAGCTGATGGCTATTGTCGCGCAGATGCGGTTGGCACCATTGTTCTGAAGAGGCTTGACGATGCAATCGCAGACCATGACCCCATCCTGGGAGTCATTTTGGGCGCGCATACCAACCATTCTGCGGAGTCTGTTTCAATTACCAGACCGCACTGCGGAGCTCAAGAGGAGATCTTTTCCAAGCTTCTCACTGAGACTGGCGTTCCTCCCAATCAGGTCAGCTACATAGAGATGCACGGCACCGGCACACaggctggcgatgctacTGAGATGGCGTCGGTCCTCAGCTGTTTTGCTCCATCTTATACGCGACTGCCGCATGAAAGCCTTCACTTGGGAtcaacaaaggcaaatgTCGGGCATTCTGAATCTGCATCCGGTGTTACAGCGCTGATCAAAGTtttgttgatgatggaaaagaacCTCATCCCGCCTCACTGTGGCATAAAGGGCAAAATCAACCACAAATTTCCCACAGATTTGGAACAACGCAACGTGCATATCGCCATGTCTGCCACGAGGTGGGATCGAAAGCGCGAGTTTAACAACATTCGCCGTGCCTTTGTCAACAACTTCTCTGCCGCAGGTGGCAACACGGCACTCATCATGGAAGACTACCCGGAACTCACGATGAACTCATCACAACCTGATCCTCGGACAGCTCACGTTGTGACAGTGTCTGCCAAGTCAATTCCATCTCTTAGAGGAAACTTGGAGAAACTGAGAAATTTCGTTCAGCAGCAAACAGGTGCAGATGACTTCTTACGCAAGCTGTCTTATACAACTACGGCTCGAAGGATGCATCATCCATTCCGTGTTGCCATCCCAGCTGCAAACTGCGAGCAGCTGTTGAGCGCCTTGAATGATATGGCCAAACGAGACACTCATAGGCGCTCCGAAGAAACGCCAGTCGCTTTTGCATTCAGCGGCCAGGGGGCACAGTATAGCGCCATGGGacagcatctgctgcagtaCGCGACATTCCGCAAGGAAATCGAGTCCTACGACATTCTAGCTCAACGCCATGGATTCCCTTCAATCATGCCACTTGTCGATGGATCTGGCACGATTGAGGATCTTGAGCCGCTGGTGGTCCAACTCGGTACTACTTGCATTCAAATGGCTCTCGCGAGCTTCTGGATAGCATTGGGCATGAAGCCAGCCTACGTGGTTGGTCACAGTCTAGGCCACTATGCGGCACTCAAAGTCGCTGGTGTTCTCACAGCAAGCGACACAATCTACCTTGTGGGCATGAgagctcgtcttcttcaagaaaaaTGCACCATAGGAAGTCACGAGATGCTGGCAGTCCGAAGCAGCGTGGAGGAGATTCGGAAATATTTGGATGCAAGCATTCACGATGTTGCTTGCATCAATGGCCCACAAGATACCGTTGTCAGTGGCTGTGTAGCTGACATCGAGAATCTGTCTCAAAAGCTTACAGccaacaacatcaaagcaACAAGGGTCAATGTTCCTTTTGCGTTCCATTCGGCCCAGGTTGATCCCATTCTGGACCAGCTTGAATCTATTGCTTCTAATGTTACCTTCCACTCTCCGAGCATCCCGGTTGGCTGCCCTCTACTAGGTACAACTTTCCAGGTCGGTGAGACACCGTCTCTTAAAGCTAAGCATATCAGAGACCACTGCAGAGAAGCCGTCAACTTCCATGGAGTCCTACAAGCCGCTAAAGATGATGGCTTAATCTCTGCAAAGACAGCCTGGATTGAGTTAGGCCCACACTCAGTGTGCTCTACGCTCTTGAAAGCCAATCTCGGGCAGGACATTACCGCCGTCCCTTCCTTGTTGCGCAATAAGGATGGGTGGCAGGTTTTGGCTTCGAGTCTTGAGACTTTGTATTGCAAGGGAATATCCATCAACTGGGATGCATATCACGAGGACTTTGAAGCTTGCAAGGAGGTATTACGGCTACCCGCCTACAGCTGGGAAAACAAGAAGTACTGGATTGATTATGTGTATGATTGGCTACTCACGCGAGGTGATCCTCCCCCACAACTAGttgctccagcgccagcaccagcgccagtTTCTACCTTTTCAACGGCCTCTGTCCATCGAATTGTCGATGAGATCATAAGTAAAGAGAAGCTCAATCTCACGGCAGAATGCGAATTCACAAGCGAAAAATTGCATGAAGTGGTATTCGGTCACGTTGTTAATGGTAATCGGGTTTGCACATCG TCATTGTACAGTGATTTTGGATTGACTCTGGGCACGTATATCCTTCAAAAATATCGACCGGATCTCGAGGGTTATTCCGTAGACATCCAGGACATGACTATCCATAAACCTCTAGTCCACAAGGATGGTCCAGCCATGCTTTTGAGGATCAACATTGAGCACGATATAACTAATAGCAGAGCGGCAAAGATGTCCATATACAGTATAGATGCCAAGGGGAAAAAGACTGTCGACCATGCTCAATGCAGGCTTCACTTTGAGCGTCCCAAAATCTGGCAAGAAAACTGGGACAGTACTCAATACTACGTCGAGCGAAGTATTGAGTGGCTCAAACAGAAAGCTGACCAAGGTCACTACAGCCGTCTCTCTTCTGGAGTTATATACAAGCTTTTCTCCAGTTTGGTCGACTACAGCAACGCCTACAAGGGTATCCAAGAAGCCATCATCAATGCGGAAGACTATGAAGCGACCGGCTTGGTCCAGTTCCAAGTTGATGAGGGCAGCTTTCAGTGTAACCCCATGTGGATAGACAGCTGTGGGCAACTTGCCGGGTTCTTGATGAACGGGCATGCAAAGACTCCAAAAGACCAAGTCTTTATTAACCATGGCTGGAAGTCTTTTAGAGCCGTCAGGAAATTCTGCAAAGACAAGACCTATCGCACATACGTCAGGATGCGACCAATGGAAGGCACCATTTATGGCGGAGACGTTTAcatctttgatgatgaaggcgtTGTGGCAGTCTGTGGAGACATTAAA TTCCAAGGTATTTCCAGAAAGGTATTGAACAGcgcgatgccgccgccgaaatCTACAAACGAGGCCCAACCACAACCCCGTCCTCGTCCTACAGCCGCTAAAGAAATCCCTGCAAAAAGTACAACCACTGTATCATTAACGCAGCTCTCTTGCCATACTGAAGTTGAACCTCTAAAGCTCGATGCGGCTCTGAAGTCCGCGTCTGCTGCGTCTGCTGCAAGAAATCCTATGCATCCCATCATTGCGATTTTGTCTGACGAGGTTGGCATTCCCTCAGCTAGTGTCCAAGATGACTTTGTCTTTGCAGACAATGGAGTTGACTCGCTTCTGTCCCTCAAAATCGCGGGAAGATTGCGCGAAGAACTTGGTCTGGAGCTTGAATCGTCAGTATTCGAAACCTGCGCAACGGTTGCTGATCTTGTTGCCCACCTTGGCTACAGCACTTTCTCATCTGATCAGTCTACTGAGCAGTTGAGTGAGACTGAAGGCTTCTCTTCAAGCAGCGAGCCCTTCACGACTTTGACCAGCAGCGCGACTACACCTCTGCGAGAATCCGTCTCTTCTAGCCTGTGCAAAGACGTGTGCGCTATTCTGGCAGAAGAGATTGGCGTATCTACGAGCGAGATTATGAATGACGTTAACCTCGGTGAACTGGGCATGGATTCACTCATGTCACTGACTGTGCTTGGTCGTCTTCGCGAAGAGCTAGAAATTGAGCTCGACGATGACTTTTTCGTGTCTTATCCCGACTATAGCTCTTTCAAGCACATGTTCCAGTCAGCCACTCCACAGAAATCTGAGCCAGACATGTCCGAAGAGTTGCACAAATATCGGGCATCGTCAATTCTCCTTCAAGGAAATCCCAAGACTGCGCTCTATACACTGTTCCTTCTCCCAGACGGTTCCGGCGCTGCAGTTTCATACGGGCCCATTGACGCTGTTGGAAAAGATGTCTGTGTATATGGGCTTAATTGCCCTTGGCTTAAAACTgctgagaagctggtgcACTTTGGTCTCAAAGGTCTGGCTACACTCTACGCTGAAGAGATTAAACGAAGGATGCCGCAGGGACCTTATAACCTGGGCGGGTGGTCTGCAGGAGGCATCTGTGCTTATGAGGCAGCAATTCAAATGACACGGCAAGGAGAAACTGTTGATCGTCTCATTTTCCTTGACTCCCCCAATCCAATCGGTCTGGAGAAGCTACCTGCTCGACTCTTTGACTTTATCAATGGCCTGGGCCTTTTCGGAGATGGCAAAGCACCGGATTGGCTATTGGCGCACTTTCTCGCGTTTATCGATGCGCTTGACGAATGGAAGCCAGTGCCCTGGGATGAAGCTCTGAACAATAAGGCGCCAGCACCGCGCTCATTCATTTTATgggctgaagatggcgtcTGCAAGGGCACAGATGAACGCCCAGAATACAGAGATGACGACCCGCGTGAAATGCGGTGGCTGCTCGAGAACCGAACGAATTTTGGCGGCAACAACTGGGATGTTTTGCTTGGTGAGAAGAATCTGTCGATTGAACGGATAAAGGATGCGAATCATTTTACAATGCTACACAAGGGCAAGAACACGCAGCGCGTTGCGGCTTTTATCAAGAGTGCATTCGCATAG
- a CDS encoding uncharacterized protein (EggNog:ENOG41~SMCOG1005:Drug resistance transporter, EmrB/QacA~TransMembrane:14 (i57-82o94-118i125-145o151-172i184-203o215-235i255-276o282-304i325-347o367-385i392-411o417-442i454-482o502-522i)~antiSMASH:Cluster_5.9), with protein sequence MSQTNEICLTRLSGSELPSPADTIYPGPMEEAARIEVTSMLSTAVERPAHVLSKEKTITAIATLSAVSFLSSLSTGLLTIGLPRMAVEIGLPDYLIAWPSSVYTLASGSCLIIAGSIADVVGNRIVNTIGCFLVGCFIIACGVARTGIELIMFRAFQGVAVSLCLPTSVAIVASITTSGRERNIGFSCLGFVQPIGFSLGLVLGGLLQDTAGWRVGWYICGGLTMALFFISLWALPVDEKTEGTVLLRLRRDVDWIGAILSSASLALLSYVLGVMSSGVHNIAILGNIAALTVGVLLIPSFIFWQRRQERREKPTLIPNSLWNNRTFTTVCLLVIFSYAVVNAMEFFCSLFFQNVQQLSALQASLRILPSLIVGALVQVSTGLLIHRVPAFYLLLVSMILSAGAPLLMATISVHQPYWFNAFFAQLVSPVSADILFTVGLLVVSDVFPARMQALAGAVFNTVAQFGTSVGLTIMAVIAASITNGSKLQDKNSPDALMSGYRASFWAAFTWMGLACLIGACGLRKIGMVGLKRD encoded by the exons ATGTCACAGACGAACGAGATATGCCTTACGAGGTTGAGTGGCTCGGAattgccatctccagccgaCACAATCTACCCCGGGCCGATGGAAGAAGCGGCCAGGATTGAAGTCACCTCAATGTTGTCTACAGCGGTAGAAAGGCCAGCCCACGTTTTGTCAAAGGAAAAAACCATAACTGCTATTGCGACGCTCTCAGCAGTGAGTTTCTTAAGTAGCCTAAGTACTGGCCTCTTAACCATTGGCCTTCCGCGTATGGCAGTGGAGATTGGGTTACCGGATTATCTGATCGCATG GCCATCATCTGTATATAC GTTGGCAAGTGGATCTTGTCTAATCATCGCCGGATCCATCGCAGACGTTGTTGGCAACCGGATTGTCAATACAatcggctgcttcttggtcgGTTGCTTCATTATAGCATGCGGTGTTGCTAGAACTGGTATCGAGTTGATTATGTTTCGTGCCTTCCAAGGCGTCGCTGTGTCCCTCTGTCTCCCTACCTctgttgccattgttgctAGCATTACAACCAGTGGCCGCGAGCGAAATATTGGGTTTTCTTGCTTGGGTTTTGTGCAGCCCATTGGCTTTTCTCTTGGCTTGGTCCTCGGAGGACTTCTTCAGGATACAGCAGGGTGGAGAGTGGGATGGTATATATGCGGTGGGCTAACCATGGCCCTATTCTTCATCAGCCTATGGGCATTGCCAGTGGATGAGAAAACTGAAGGCACAGTCTTATTAAGGCTGCGGAGAGACGTTGATTGGATTGGTGCAATCCTATCTTCCGCTTCTCTAGCACTCCTCTCCTATGTTCTTGG GGTGATGTCGAGCGGAGTGCACAACATTGCAATCCTGGGGAATATCGCAGCGCTTACGGTGGGTGTACTACTTATCccatctttcatcttttggCAGCGACGACAAGAAAGGCGGGAAAAGCCAACCTTGATTCCCAATTCCCTATGGAATAATAGAACATTCACCACCGTCTGCCTCTTGGTTATTTTTTCTTACGCTGTTGTCAACGCCATGGAGTTTTTCTGCAGTCTGTT CTTTCAAAATGTTCAGCAACTCTCTGCGCTTCAGGCATCCTTGCGCATCCTCCCGAGTCTCATCGTAGGGGCGCTAGTACAAGTCTCAACTGGTTTGCTCATTCACAGAGTTCCTGCTTTTTACCTTCTCCTCGTATCCATGATACTGAGCGCTGGGGCACCGCTGCTGATGGCAACCATAAGTGTGCACCAGCCATATTGGTTTAATGCCTTCTTCGCCCAGCTGGTTTCGCCAGTCAGCGCAGATATCCTCTTCACAGTCGGTTTACTTGTTGTCTCTGATGTATTTCCGGCCCGCATGCAGGCATTAGCAGGAGCTGTTTTCAACACTGTTGCCCAATTTGGCACTTCAGTTGGTCTGACTATCATGGCTGTCATTGCAGCCTCAATCACAAACGGCTCCAAGTTACAGGACAAGAACTCTCCAGATGCGCTCATGTCTGGGTATCGAGCGAGCTTCTGGGCTGCTTTTACCTGGATGGGTTTGGCGTGCTTGATTGGTGCTTGCGGGCTTCGGAAGATTGGAATGGTTGGTCTAAAAAGAGACTAA
- a CDS encoding uncharacterized protein (EggNog:ENOG41~antiSMASH:Cluster_5.9) — protein sequence MAISDSVPQPQQLLCLTITAFRKPGLSETEYREYMTKVHAPLVTGLMKEYGIVRYNMTHNDSQSRPLLFKLYDPEFSKLSDYDCIVQFVFRNMEDFLRMKADPRFMEKVAPDHKNFADTQRSTMTIGYFEEFLDNNEIVPK from the exons ATGGCTATCTCAGACTCGGTTCCCCAACCCCAGCAGTTGTTATGTCTCACCATCACTGCTTTTCGCAAGCCTGGGCTGAGTGAAACGGAGTACAGAGAGTACATGACTAAGGTCCATGCTCCCTTGGTCACCGGCCTTATGAAGGAATATGGGATTGTTCGGTATAACATG ACGCATAACGACAGCCAAAGTCGACCATTGCTTTTTAAGCTCTACGACCCCGAGTTCTCGAAACTGTCTGACTATGACTGTATTGTGCAATTCGTATTCCGCAACATGGAAGATTTTCTACGCATGAAAGCTGATCCACGCTTCATGGAGAAAGTTGCTCCTGACCACAAAAACTTTGCTGATACTCAAAGGTCGAC GATGACTATTGGATATTTTGAGGAGTTTTTGGACAACAATGAGATTGTACCTAAATAA